In one Rutidosis leptorrhynchoides isolate AG116_Rl617_1_P2 chromosome 8, CSIRO_AGI_Rlap_v1, whole genome shotgun sequence genomic region, the following are encoded:
- the LOC139861365 gene encoding zinc finger protein GAI-ASSOCIATED FACTOR 1-like translates to MTTELDNSSAVNDFTVSVEASISSPGNQTAAPAEKPVKRKRNLAGMPDPDAEVIALSPKTLMATNRFVCEICNKGFQRDQNLQLHRRGHNLPWKLKQRTSKEIRKRVYVCPEPSCVHHDPLRALGDLTGIKKHFCRKHGEKKWKCDQCSKKYAVQSDWKAHLKICGTREYKCDCGTLFSRRDSFITHRAFCDALAVESAKDKPEDEPPEKDEDEKLQSLESGRQSTSAPLTPILVLPPPPPPSPPTCTPVVPVPSPDLCISKTPELPEVSQSNNDSRPVLDDPPQLVAGLTGSCSGSCSSTNTGSTSSSVFASLFASSNASKSLQPQPQPQPQPAAYKDLIRSMTQPTQPPDLTLPSSTLEPISLCLSTNQGSSIFTTSGPELRQYVQPPQPTMSATALLQKAAQMGASASGASLLRGFGLDRDDPDGGTTIGLGLGVGYDGRSGLEELMMGTPSVYGPKHTTLDFLGLGMAAGGGTNGLSALMTSIGGSLDITTAVSSYGHGGRGSSGEFTAKDMETQ, encoded by the exons ATGACTACTGAGTTGGATAACTCGTCGGCGGTAAACGATTTCACCGTTTCCGTCGAAGCTAGTATATCATCGCCGGGAAATCAAACGGCGGCGCCGGCCGAAAAGCCGGTGAAACGGAAACGCAATTTAGCCGGCATGCCAG ATCCAGATGCAGAGGTGATTGCCTTATCACCAAAGACATTAATGGCTACGAATCGATTTGTATGTGAAATTTGCAATAAGGGGTTTCAAAGAGACCAAAACTTGCAGCTTCATAGAAGAGGACATAATTTGCCATGGAAGCTTAAACAGAGGACAAGTAAAGAGATTAGGAAGAGAGTTTATGTATGCCCTGAACCATCGTGTGTTCATCATGATCCTTTACGTGCTTTAGGTGACCTCACAGGGATTAAAAAGCATTTCTGTAGGAAACACGGGGAGAAAAAATGGAAATGTGATCAGTGTTCGAAGAAATACGCAGTTCAGTCTGATTGGAAGGCTCATTTGAAGATATGTGGGACCCGCGAGTATAAATGCGATTGTGGGACTTTGTTTTCAAG GAGGGATAGCTTTATTACCCATAGAGCATTTTGTGATGCGTTAGCGGTGGAGAGTGCTAAAGATAAACCAGAAGATGAACCGCCCGAAAAAGATGAAGACGAAAAGCTTCAATCTTTAGAGTCGGGCCGACAGTCCACGTCAGCTCCATTGACACCGATATTAGTGTTGCCGCCACCTCCACCGCCATCTCCGCCCACTTGCACTCCTGTAGTTCCTGTACCATCACCAGATCTGTGTATTTCAAAAACACCAG AATTGCCTGAAGTTTCGCAGTCAAATAATGATTCTAGACCCGTTTTGGATGATCCGCCACAATTAGTGGCGGGTTTGACCGGAAGCTGTAGCGGTAGCTGCAGCTCAACCAATACAGGAAGCACAAGCAGCAGTGTCTTTGCAAGCTTATTTGCATCATCAAATGCATCCAAAAGTTTACAACCTCAACCTCAACCTCAACCTCAACCGGCTGCATACAAAGACCTAATTCGGTCCATGACCCAACCCACACAACCACCCGATCTTACATTACCATCTTCAACTCTCGAGCCTATATCCCTATGCTTGTCAACCAATCAGGGCTCCTCAATTTTCACAACAAGCGGGCCCGAGCTTCGGCAATATGTTCAACCACCTCAGCCAACGATGTCAGCAACAGCGTTACTTCAGAAAGCTGCTCAAATGGGTGCATCTGCATCCGGTGCATCTCTCCTTAGGGGATTTGGACTCGACCGAGATGACCCAGATGGTGGGACCACCATTGGACTTGGGCTAGGAGTGGGCTATGATGGAAGGTCGGGTTTGGAAGAACTCATGATGGGGACTCCATCTGTATACGGACCTAAGCATACAACTCTTGATTTTCTTGGGTTGGGTATGGCGGCTGGTGGTGGGACCAACGGTCTGTCGGCTCTGATGACTTCGATTGGGGGCAGTCTTGATATTACGACTGCGGTTTCGTCTTATGGGCATGGTGGCAGAGGCAGTAGTGGTGAGTTCACTGCAAAAGATATGGAGACACAGTAG